From one Phaeodactylum tricornutum CCAP 1055/1 PHATR_bd_31x35 genomic scaffold, whole genome shotgun sequence genomic stretch:
- a CDS encoding predicted protein, translating to MPSFFGNVEILGENLTESTAKNIGRMALSTSVTGSATGSIAGLVVVDSVKGAISSGKKARNGTEHDRYKFGDFTRGSIRSISHAAKSGAESRRGSSDSYKLGDFTTGATQSVKNYAEGNKSRLSAAGGSGIGMAVGTVIAGPLGFFAGSYLGGLAGGRAFQSNEDGGAENTATPELAQASGGQELAMNTPQCEITTGGQRYCELQKEERGFCKGATGDKYGGVESYHKVREEYDTAPSYGPTPETPLCELQCTHEQPLSSNSSIQVQSALDSIGSEPVQSGERKVCLTHGETTVQFEDFFGASWNTEHQRGTSMPGGNIKTSVVDVGNSQAFSIEQRNVHDSQVIFDPLLSRGHLPASPSQQTVPPAFMVAEQQPSLSADPNSIFLDLQKSEHLYLTVSEESISQLPISTPPAQSLLHEVFITHDHRADVNLSSSSTNTAGQPEAESNFCIHEGATATKSRTPSVPTHGQSYPTHAASRPSNQQEPIQEKKGYKFGNISRSIMANGKKKAGRSEKDGYKFGDFSRGLFGK from the coding sequence ATGCCTtccttttttggaaatgttgagATTCTCGGTGAAAATTTAACCGAGTCAACTGCGAAAAATATCGGAAGGATGGCACTCAGCACATCTGTGACCGGATCCGCGACGGGATCTATTGCTGGCTTGGTAGTCGTTGACAGTGTCAAAGGTGCCATTTCGTCTGGTAAAAAGGCCCGAAATGGAACTGAACACGACAGATACAAGTTTGGAGACTTCACTCGTGGATCGATAAGATCGATATCGCATGCGGCAAAATCGGGTGCCGAATCAAGAAGGGGCTCTTCGGATTCGTATAAATTAGGGGATTTTACTACCGGAGCCACCCAGTCGGTTAAAAATTACGCTGAAGGAAATAAGTCAAGGCTTAGCGCAGCAGGAGGATCCGGTATCGGCATGGCAGTCGGAACAGTGATAGCAGGACCTCTTGGTTTTTTTGCCGGAAGCTATCTAGGGGGGTTGGCTGGGGGTAGAGCGTTTCAATCGAATGAAGACGGAGGAGCAGAAAATACGGCGACTCCGGAACTTGCGCAAGCTTCTGGGGGGCAAGAACTGGCCATGAACACACCGCAGTGCGAAATCACTACTGGCGGTCAAAGATATTGCGAGCTACAGAAGGAAGAACGAGGCTTCTGCAAGGGAGCCACTGGTGACAAATATGGAGGCGTTGAATCGTACCACAAGGTTAGAGAAGAATACGACACGGCACCTAGTTACGGGCCAACTCCTGAGACACCGTTATGCGAGCTTCAATGTACACATGAACAACCCCTTTCATCGAATAGCTCGATCCAAGTACAGTCGGCTCTGGACAGTATAGGTTCTGAACCAGTCCAGAGCGGTGAGAGAAAGGTTTGTTTGACCCATGGTGAGACGACGGTGCAGTTCGAGGACTTCTTTGGCGCTTCGTGGAACACCGAGCATCAACGAGGGACATCTATGCCGGGCGGGAATATTAAAACATCTGTCGTGGACGTTGGCAACAGCCAAGCCTTTTCAATTGAACAACGGAATGTTCATGATTCGCAAGTCATTTTCGACCCCCTGCTGAGCCGCGGGCATCTTCCTGCCTCACCCTCTCAGCAGACAGTCCCGCCAGCCTTTATGGTAGCAGAACAGCAACCAAGTCTAAGCGCCGATCCGAATTCAATTTTTTTAGACCTTCAAAAAAGCGAGCATCTCTACTTGACGGTCTCTGAAGAAAGTATTTCTCAATTGCCCATTTCTACGCCTCCTGCCCAGTCCCTCCTTCACGAGGTGTTCATTACGCACGACCACCGAGCAGACGTCAACCTATCTTCCAGTTCGACAAATACTGCCGGGCAGCCAGAAGCGGAGAGCAACTTTTGTATTCATGAGGGGGCGACCGCGACAAAGTCGAGAACTCCATCTGTACCAACCCATGGACAGTCCTATCCTACCCACGCGGCGTCAAGACCAAGCAACCAGCAAGAACCAATTCAAGAGAAGAAAGGCTACAAATTTGGAAATATCTCGCGATCAATTATGGCCAACGGCAAAAAGAAGGCGGGGCGATCAGAAAAGGACGGATACAAATTTGGTGATTTTAGTCGCGGCCTATTCGGAAAGTAG
- a CDS encoding predicted protein, translating to LHEATFSEKEKQMCIAKKHTTVDEAMKVQRDVRATRLLLTHFSQRYDMPPDVDQAS from the coding sequence TTACACGAGGCGACCTTTTCGGAGAAGGAAAAGCAGATGTGCATCGCAAAGAAGCATACAACCGTGGATGAAGCAATGAAAGTTCAAAGGGACGTCCGCGCGACACGCCTATTGCTGACGCACTTTTCGCAGCGATATGATATGCCTCCGGACGTTGATCAGGCGTCT
- a CDS encoding predicted protein translates to MMFRVGAFALFCSLVSASSFVPSGDIPADSKLGSSLLKRATVVEPSRHLEQNSRDTTFIANYSIKYLGCSSLVQVNTQGNGQKEGNDQKDGNGGQSIVYTQNLVRFALCPSGSCSSCSGGGEYVVNMVDFVDAYTEAKLTETEYNCEQIRENCNNDDESSCYSAAGATECDQYEGQDVFEIQEYLECRQLGNQNGNDNSNNGQYTYNNYYVGPYCSSKDSKSIYLGVFYDDQCSSRANTNVYANMNSGATLPFSKESIVVSGCISCKDQQNNNNNNNNNNNNNSDQPSELCQEVYQSAAKCESAMSGSQSPDTSGCEFIDNILPRLESASLAITTGRRSGTGNAFAWLFALTTLLFGAYSYFLYRKIKRGSVTLSSQDGSMA, encoded by the exons ATGATGTTCCGTGTCGGCGCGTTCGCTCTTTTCTGCTCTTTGGTTTCGGCCTCAAGCTTTGTTCCTTCGGGGGACATTCCCGCTGATTCCAAGCTGGGTTCTTCTCTCCTCAAAAGGGCCACCGTCGTAGAACCGTCGCGTCACCTCGAACAAAACAGTCGCGATACCACGTTCATTGCCAACTACTCCATCAAATACTTGGGATGTAGCAGTTTAGTGCAGGTGAACACGCAAGGTAACGGACAGAAAGAAGGTAATGACCAGAAGGACGGGAACGGTGGACAAAGCATCGTTTATACTCAGAATTTGGTGCGCTTCGCTCTTTGCCCATCTGGTTCCTGTTCGTCGTGCTCGGGCGGCGGCGAATACGTCGTCAACATGGTGGACTTTGTGGACGCCTACACCGAGGCCAAGTTGACCGAAACGGAATACAATTGCGAACAGATCCGGGAAAACTGTAacaacgacgatgaaagCAGTTGCTACTCGGCCGCGGGTGCCACCGAGTGCGATCAATACGAAGGACAAGATGTCTTCGAAATCCAGGAATACCTGGAGTGCCGTC AGCTGGGGAACCAGAATGGAAACGACAACAGTAACAACGGTCAGTATACGTACAACAACTACTACGTTGGACCCTACTGCTCCTCCAAGGATAGCAAATCCATTTACCTCGGTGTCTTTTACGATGATCAGTGCTCCAGCAGGGCCAATACAAATGTCTATGCTAACATGAACTCTGGTGCGACCCTtccgttttccaaagaatccATTGTGGTTTCGGGATGCATTTCTTGCAAGGATcagcaaaacaacaacaacaacaataataacaacaacaacaacaacagcgacCAGCCGAGCGAACTCTGCCAGGAAGTCTACCAAAGCGCCGCTAAATGTGAATCAGCAATGAGTGGGTCTCAATCTCCCGATACTAGTGGCTGTGAATTTATCGACAATATCCTTCCCCGTCTTGAAAGTGCGTCGCTAGCGATCACAACGGGAAGACGAAGTGGAACGGGCAACGCGTTTGCCTGGTTGTTTGCTTTGACCACTTTACTATTTGGTGCATACTCCTACTTTCTATACCGTAAGATCAAGCGAGGTAGCGTGACTCTATCCAGCCAGGATGGCTCCATGGCGTGA
- a CDS encoding predicted protein: MQCLGFSPRLLGMALLTVTLLAQVDVNGFAFPNHLRRSSQQTSITAKSGNVANILLLQRQKPKKSAIKDPFFVSKKINSLRSPNDNRTGYLVAHDQLHGTRWGDCRSHYEENDHRFRISSSDIKHFTGGPIVPPAFVVAWIALTVLVGTFEAASRVGDYTYRDVRRHLWIALATSGDPWFAPRTWIPVSGMLFGNVLTAATIAASSLTSQLVTQQNGIEWQLCRGASVKEALQETRRVAATNALTPVLNMLSVAGVVHVPGMMTGQLLAGQAPYQAAAYQVVIFFLIAATASTTSKGFHKGIWATHPRK; encoded by the exons ATGCAGTGCCTCGGGTTCTCCCCTCGGCTATTGGGTATGGCATTGCTGACTGTTACCTTGCTAGCGCAGGTAGACGTAAACGGTTTCGCTTTCCCTAATCATCTGCGACGGTCATCCCAACAAACAAGCATCACGGCGAAAAGTGGCAACGTAGCCAATATCCTTCTACTGCAACGTCAGAAGC CAAAGAAGTCAGCGATCAAAGACCCTTTTTTCGTCAGCAAAAAGATTAATAGTCTGCGCAGTCCCAACGATAACCGCACTGGCTACCTTGTTGCTCATGACCAGCTTCACGGGACCCGCTGGGGCGACTGTCGGAGCCACTACGAAGAGAACGATCACCGCTTCCGCATCAGCAGCAGCGACATTAAACACTTTACCGGCGGTCCTATCGTCCCGCCAG CATTCGTTGTGGCGTGGATTGCGCTGACAGTTCTCGTGGGAACTTTTGAAGCGGCATCGCGGGTTGGCGACTACACCTATCGTGATGTGCGTCGTCACTTATGGATCGCCCTGGCCACGAGTGGAG ATCCGTGGTTTGCTCCACGCACTTGGATTCCCGTTTCCGGTATGCTGTTTGGAAACGTCCTTACAGCCGCCACTATTGCCGCGTCGTCCCTGACGAGTCAACTCGTCACGCAACAAAACGGTATTGAATGGCAATTGTGTCGTGGAGCGTCCGTTAAGGAAGCCTTGCAAGAGACGCGTCGAGTCGCTGCCACGAATGCGCTGACGCCTGTCCTCAACATGCTGTCCGTGGCTGGGGTCGTCCACGTTCCCGGTATGATGACGGGACAACTATTGGCTGGTCAAGCACCCTATCAAGCTGCCGCCTACCAAGTcgtcattttctttctgaTTGCTGCCACGGCGTCAACGACG TCGAAAGGATTCCACAAAGGAATATGGGCAACCCATCCTCGAAAGTAA
- a CDS encoding predicted protein, producing the protein VSLDLHKGDRVGIQGSSGVGKSQLLRTIAGLEPVARNTVTLEGIQASHFGMPNWRRRVALVPQNRLLVTSSSASTPRDVECGVNGDLHKDPTEIAAAWDLPSSCFDQSWSTLSGGEAQRASLAITLALQPQVLLLDECTSALDAETCAKVENTLMRSQIPILLVSHAQAQLDR; encoded by the exons GTATCCTTAGACTTGCACAAAGGCGATCGGGTGGGTATACAGGGTTCGTCGGGTGTCGGAAAAAGTCAACTTTTGCGAACGATTGCCGGTTTGGAGCCAGTCGCGCGCAATACAGTGACATTGGAAGGAATTCAGGCATCTCACTTTGGTATGCCGAATTGGCGACGGCGTGTGGCGCTGGTGCCCCAAAACCGACTGCTTGTCACCTCTAGTAGCGCTAGCACGCCGCGGGA TGTCGAGTGCGGCGTAAATGGTGATTTACACAAGGATCCGACTGAAATTGCGGCAGCCTGGGATTTGCCGTCGTCTTGTTTCGACCAGTCCTGGTCGACCCTTTCGGGTGGTGAAGCTCAGCGAGCAAGTTTGGCCATAACTCTTGCTTTGCAGCCCCAGGTACTCCTTCTAGACGAATGCACGAGTGCGTTGGATGCCGAAACCTGTGCAAAAGTTGAAAACACGTTGATGCGGTCGCAAATCCCAATCCTGTTGGTGTCCCACGCCCAAGCGCAATTGGATCGG
- a CDS encoding predicted protein, protein MCVTNTTHRRPQPISLAPSQYGACPSMLSQRLLGSYAAATVSAPASPSPAAPQYYATTIVTEKPRPKRRRKPQKPGKTAKMNERHFVKHNYHDHAMDTVDDMDDHAAEEQQPEDASLRRRGGVSVAFPLKLHAVLDQVEADGLAHVISWQPHGRCFVVHEPKKFVDHVMPKYFRQTKLTSFQRQLNLYGFCRLTRGNDSGGYYHELFLRNKVFLCQKMIRTKVKGTRFKAASSPDQEPDFYTMPPVAVTPANTSDEESSFDSGSRESVSSLPTQPTTMPSFDMFATNYAAVPQNISHAVQSFEPRGAFAPLCLPQADDADRVLDEAVEELFLNEAIASDSLDDFVHDWDPSNEGNEAYLDSLQDDCQLGMMLERLLED, encoded by the exons ATGTGCGTTACCAACACTACCCACCGTCGCCCGCAGCCAATCTCTCTGGCACCGAGCCAGTACGGGGCTTGCCCCAGCATGCTTTCGCAGCGACTGTTGGGTTCGTACGCCGCGGCCACCGTGAGCGCTCCGGCATCCCCGTCTCCGGCAGCTCCTCAGTACTACGCCACAACGATTGTGACGGAAAAGCCTCGTCCCAAACGTCGTCGCAAGCCTCAGAAACCGGGCAAGACGGCCAAAATGAATGAACGCCACTTCGTCAAGCACAATTATCACGATCACGCCATGGATACCGTGGATGATATGGACGATCACgctgcggaagaacagcagcCCGAGGACGCCAGCCTACGCCGACGGGGCGGTGTCTCGGTTGCCTTCCCGCTCAAGCTGCACGCTGTGCTTGATCAGGTGGAGGCGGATGGACTAGCGCACGTGATCTCGTGGCAGCCCCACGGACGATGCTTTGTCGTTCACGAACCCAAAAAGTTTGTCGATCACGTTATGCCCAA ATACTTTCGTCAGACCAAGCTTACATCCTTTCAGCGCCAGCTGAATCTCTACGGTTTTTGCCGTCTAACCCGCGGCAACGATTCCGGCGGCTACTATCATGAGCTGTTCCTGCGTAACAAGGTGTTTCTGTGCCAAAAGATGATCCGCACCAAGGTCAAGGGAACCCGCTTTAAGGCGGCTTCTAGCCCCGACCAGGAACCAGACTTTTACACCATGCCTCCGGTAGCCGTGACCCCCGCGAACACGAGTGACGAAGAAAGTTCCTTTGATTCGGGAAGTCGCGAAAGTGTGTCGTCTCTCCCTACCCAACCAACGACAATGCCCTCTTTTGATATGTTTGCGACGAACTATGCCGCTGTGCCGCAAAACATTTCGCACGCGGTTCAATCGTTCGAGCCCCGCGGTGCGTTTGCGCCTTTGTGCTTGCCGCAAGCCGACGACGCGGACCGAGTCCTCGACGAAGCCGTGGAGGAACTCTTCTTGAACGAAGCCATTGCTAGTGACAGCCTCGACGACTTTGTCCATGATTGGGATCCGTCCAACGAAGGGAACGAGGCCTACCTGGATTCTTTACAAGACGACTGCCAGTTGGGTATGATGCTGGAACGACTACTTGAGGACTAA
- a CDS encoding predicted protein, with translation MTFPPTESSKDEQPVAAKDVAHEPKHQSPILPAESPTAGPDEAWSVPLAPYAFPYSMYHPPALLPMHLSVPPSSTLGSTYPDLSGVPDPQSLNDWRHRQNHGGVAAAFPEKLHKMLAYCAREKLQDVASFYPHGRAFAIHQPHRFVTEVMPQFFRQSKLTSFQRQLNLYGFQRIPHGPDHGGYYHEHFLRGRPGLAAALKRVTVKGKAKAALQLERFPEYVYRPQLP, from the coding sequence ATGACGTTCCCACCGACGGAATCGTCCAAAGACGAGCAGCCAGTAGCAGCGAAGGATGTGGCACACGAACCGAAACACCAGAGTCCAATTCTACCGGCAGAAAGTCCGACGGCAGGACCCGACGAGGCTTGGTCCGTCCCGCTGGCGCCGTACGCGTTTCCCTATTCGATGTATCATCCGCCCGCGCTACTACCAATGCATCTTTCCGTTCCACCGAGTAGTACTCTGGGTTCCACCTATCCGGATCTCTCGGGTGTGCCGGACCCACAATCGCTCAACGATTGGCGGCACCGGCAGAATCATGGCGGAGTCGCCGCAGCGTTTCCGGAAAAGCTTCACAAAATGCTCGCCTACTGCGCCAGGGAAAAGCTGCAAGACGTGGCGTCCTTTTATCCGCACGGACGTGCCTTTGCGATTCATCAACCGCATCGGTTCGTTACCGAAGTCATGCCCCAGTTCTTTCGACAATCCAAACTAACCAGCTTTCAACGACAACTCAATCTATACGGCTTTCAGCGAATCCCACACGGACCAGATCACGGCGGATACTATCACGAACACTTTCTTCGGGGTCGACCGGGATTGGCGGCCGCTTTGAAGCGGGTTACGGTCAAGGGGAAAGCCAAGGCTGCCCTACAACTAGAACGCTTTCCCGAGTACGTTTATCGACCACAACTGCCCTAG